The sequence AATGTTATTTTGGTAACTGTAGGTGATGGCAAATGTTATACAACTTATAAAGGCAATAAACTTACTTCATATATAGGATTCATGAGTGTACTATCAAAGACAAATTTTTTTAAAGTTGGATCAGTGAATGGGAAAGCTATTAACACATATATGAATGTGGAAGTTGTAGAAAAAGAACGTTTAATTCAGGAACCTACGCAAAAATTATTATTTTATAACTCTAAATTGATTGATAAATTAAAATGTCTACAGGGATATACTGTTAGAAACAATAAGTATTGTAGGTCTGTTGAATTTGAGTTCAAGGAAAAAGGTGTGGAATATATTCGGGAAAAATATAATTTATCCTTGGATGATATTGTAGTCTTTGGAGATGGTAGAAATGATATTAGTCTATTTAAGTATGCTAAAAACTCAATAGCTATGGGAAATAGCTGCAATGAGTTAAAAAGAGTTGCTTCATTTATAACTCATAAATCACATAGAGATGGTATTGAATATGCATGTGAATATTTTAAATGGATATAAAAATATTTAGTTTTCAGCAAAATATAATGAAATACAAAAATATTTTATTATAGCATGATTAATGTTATAATAAAAGTATAAAAAAAT comes from Clostridium sp. TW13 and encodes:
- a CDS encoding Cof-type HAD-IIB family hydrolase, producing MKYFFFDVDGTLQPYIHKMPMSTRNTIKKLQEAGNAIFLATGRVYNEVKPLMDELKISNAVCAGGATVVINNKIEYQMFFGKHELSDILDECSIYNVILVTVGDGKCYTTYKGNKLTSYIGFMSVLSKTNFFKVGSVNGKAINTYMNVEVVEKERLIQEPTQKLLFYNSKLIDKLKCLQGYTVRNNKYCRSVEFEFKEKGVEYIREKYNLSLDDIVVFGDGRNDISLFKYAKNSIAMGNSCNELKRVASFITHKSHRDGIEYACEYFKWI